The sequence CTGTATCTCCTTACGCCCCTATCCGATTGCCCGGATCAAGCGATAATAATGAAGTACTTTTACGAGGACATTACAAATGCCTTTCCCTGCAGTCCACATTTCAAATGCGTAGATGATGAATTTGGTTATCAGAACAAGGTTACGCCGCCAAAGCCAACACGCATTTGGTGCCTTTGGGACGTTATGGCATGTTTAATTTACCCGTGGATTCACCATTAACTGGCAGCCCCCAACTTTTCTGCCTGAATAAATTTCTTGCCATTAGCATTAAGGATAAAAACGAAAAAAGGAGCCCAGAATGAGCTCCTTTTTGAATATTGAAATTTGGTGAATCCTACATTAATCTTTCACCTCTTCATAATCGACGTATTCACCGCCTTTGATATCCTTACTTCTTCTTTCATCATAAGACTTTGGCACGTAGTCCACATGTATGTCTCCATCGTCGTTGGCCCTTCGTTGCGCTTGCTCCTGCTCTTTGGCAGCTTGGTTTACCTGCTGGGCAAAGCGTGCCAATTTAGACCTTAGGAAATAACGAACCAGTTGCCCAAGCAACCACCCAACGCCAAGAACTATTAAAAGAAATTTAATCAAAACGATGTAATTTTTGTTGACAATTATCGACTAAGATAAAGGTTTCTCTCTGAGTAAATCTTCAAGAAGTAATCATCCATCAAATCGTCGATGAAGTAAATTGCCTCTCCGGTAGATTTCATCTCAGGTCCCAACTCTTTATTCACGTTAGGGAATTTATGGAAAGAGAAAACCGGCTCTTTGATAGCATAACCTTTTTTGTAAGGTTTAAATTCAAAGTCGGTTACTTTATTTTCACCCAACATCACTTTTACGGCATAATTGACATAAGGTTCTTTGTATGCCTTACAAATGAACGGTACCGTCCTTGAAGCCCGAGGGTTGGCCTCGATCACATACACTTTGTCATCTTTTACCGCAAACTGGATATTGATGAGCCCTTTGGTCTTAAGCGCCAAGGCAATCTTCTCGGTAAAGGTTTCAATTTGCCTCACCACCAAGTCACCCAAATTGTAAGGAGGCAATACGGCATAAGAGTCACCAGAGTGGATCCCTGCCGGCTCAATGTGCTGCATGATACCGATGATGTATACATTTTCTCCATCACAAATGGCATCTGCCTCTGCCTCAATGGCTCCTTCAAGGAAGTGATCCAGCAGAATTTCATTGTCAGGAATATCCTTCAACACTTCCACGACGTGTTGCTCCAATTCTTTTTCATTGATGACAATCTTCATCCCTTGTCCACCAAGAACGTAAGAAGGTCTTACCAACAGTGGGAAGCCAATGGTCTTGCATAGCTCCAACGCCTCATCGGTGCTGTGGATGGTTCCGAACTCAGGGTAAGGGACATCGTTTTCCTTTAACAAGCTGGAAAATTCCCCACGATCTTCGGCAAGGTCAAGGGCCTCAAAGCTGGTCCCCAGGATTTTGATGCCATATTTTTCGAGCTTTTCGGCCAGCTTAAGTGCCGTCTGCCCACCAAGCTGCACGATCACGCCTTCAGGCTTTTCATGCAAAATGATTTCGTAGATATGCTCCCAGAATACCGGCTCAAAATAAAGTTTATCCGCGATGTCAAAGTCCGTCGAAACCGTCTCTGGGTTACAGTTGATCATGATGGTTTCGTAGCCACACTCCTTAGCAGCCAAGACGCCATGAACACATGAATAGTCAAATTCGATCCCTTGGCCTACCCGGTTAGGACCTGACCCCAACACGATCACTTTTTTGCGATCAGACACCTGTGATTCGTTTTCTTCCCCAAAAGAAGAATAATAATAAGGGGTCTGGGCTTCAAATTCAGCGGCACAGGTATCCACCAGCTTATAAACCCGCTTGATTCCCATTTCATCCCTTCGCTTATTGAAAACCTCGCTTTCGAGGCAGCCCAACAGGTGGGCAATCTGCCGATCTGCATAGCCTTTGTGTTTGGCCAGCATCATCAAGTCCTTTGGAATGGTATCCAAGGTGTATTTGTCAAGGGTTATGTCCAAATGAACCAGTTCCTCGATTTGCTTAAGGAACCATTTATCGATCTTGGTAAGATCGTGAATGGTCCTAAAGGAAATGCCCAGCTTAAAGGCATCATAGATATGGAAAAGCCTGTTCCAACTTGGGTGCTCCAAGCTGTACAGGATTTGTTCTTGGTTCTTCAGCTCCTTCCCATCAGCGCCAAGGCCGTTACGCTTGATTTCCAGCGACTGACAGGCCTTTTGCAGGGCTTCCTGGAAGTTCCCTCCAATGCCCATTACTTCACCTACCGCTTTCATGGAAAGCCCTAGACGACGGTCAGATCCCTTGAACTTATCAAAATTCCAGCGAGGGATTTTAACAATCACATAGTCAATGGCCGGTTCGAAAAATGCAGAAGTACTGCCGGTAATGGAGTTTTTAAGCTCATCTAAGTTATAGCCAATGGCCAATTTAGCGGCTACTTTGGCGATCGGGTAACCAGTGGCCTTTGATGCCAAGGCCGATGAACGGGATACCCGTGGGTTAATCTCAATACCAATAATGGTCTGATTGTCTGGGCTTACGGAAAACTGCACGTTACAACCACCTGCAAAATTGCCGATGCCATTCATCATCTTGATGGCAAGATTCCTCATCTCCTGATAAACTGTATCCGGAAGGGTCATGGCAGGCGCCACAGTAATGGAATCCCCAGTATGGACACCCATCGGATCAAAGTTCTCAATAGAACAGATCACGACCATATTGCCCAAACTGTCCCTTAACACTTCCAACTCATATTCCTTCCATCCAAGGATACTTTGCTCAATCAGCACTTCGTGGGTCGGAGAAGCTTTCAGCCCGCTCATCAGGGCATTTTCAAACTCCTCTTCCTTTTCCACAAAACCACCACCAGTACCACCAAGCGTATACGATGGTCTGATCACCAACGGAAAGCCAATTTCTTGGGCGATTTCTTTGCCTTGTAGGAAAGATGTGGCCGTTTTACCAATACAAACCCCGACATTGAGCTCCTCCAAAAGTGCTTTGAATTTCTCACGGTTTTCAGCGGTTTCGATGGCATCGATATCCACACCGATCATCCTGACCTTGAACCTATCCCAGATCCCCGCTTTATCGGCCTCGATGGCCAAGTTTAACGCTGTCTGACCTCCCATGGTCGGAAGTACACAGTCAATATCAGGATGCTCTTCTAAAATTTTTACAAGAGACTTTTTCTCCAGTGGAAGCAGGTAAACATTGTCTGCAGTAACCGGATCGGTCATGATTGTCGCCGGATTGGAGTTGATCAGCGTGACGGTAATCCCTTCTTCTCGGAGGGATCGCGCGGCCTGTGATCCAGAATAATCAAATTCACAGGCTTGGCCAATTACGATCGGACCACTTCCAATAATCAGTACATGTTTAATGCTATTGTCTTTAGGCATGCTTAGAGAGGTTTGGAATAAGAATTTTACTTATGGCTAAATTGGTGCAAAATTAAGTAAAATATTGAAAGTAGCAGGGATTCTCGTAAAAAACATTCCCCTTTCGGGGGATATTTTATATCCATTGTCCACGTCCGATCAAAACAATTCAAGGCCAAATCGTTACTTCTCCCACTAAAATTCCACCATACAAGCTCAAAAGACCACTTTAACCAAACCCGTAAGGTAATGATGCCATGATCATCCCCATGCGTATGCGGCAAAGATTTCTGCTGCCTTGGCCGGAATGGGCGAGGCATCCAAGCCTAAATGTGGAGCATAAAAATCCGCAACGATAGTCCAAAAAAACATCATCACGGATAAATAGAATTCCTACAACGTCCCAAAGACACCAAGTGCATGTTGGTCCTGCATTAAAAGGAACATATAATTGCTTAGTGCCTTGGTGGCGATAAACAAAGAAACTTATCACTCCTCAAGCCTTATCGGGGAAACCTCTTCATGGCCAAAGGCAAGTCATTGGTAAAATTTAACTTCATGGCAAGCCACGGCTAAAAGGGATGAACACAGATTTGCATTGGTTGAAGCATCCTATCGGTGTTTATTCCTGTATATCTGTGGCCAAACAGAAACCAACGGTGGATCAATCGGAAAAGTTAGGGACTAGCAGTTTGATAAATGGTAAAACCACGGATAGATAAAAATGCTTGATCCATCATCACAACAGTATAAACGATTTTCTCCTGGAAAACTTATCAAAATCCATTTCGGAAAAACATTCTTTAACGTACAGTTACCCTATAAACGCAAAAACGGCTGCTTTTCGTTAGAAGCAGCCGTTCAGGGTTACCAGTAGAGGTAAGGATTAGTTCAATTTATTTTCTGTATCGTCAAATTCTCCGGTTACGGTGCCGTTGTTCCATACATTGCCATACACGGTCAAGGAAGAATCATCCCCCAAGAACTCAAGGGTGCCCCCACTGTTGATGGTCAGGTTACCATAGATCACCAGACTTCCTTCTATTTTCATGGTGCTGTTGATCTGAAGTCCAGTATCTTGACCGTACTGACCCACGACCATGGAACCTCGCATATTAAAAGTCCCCCCAGAGTTTATATTCGCCCAGCCTTTTACGGACAATGATCCGCAGAAGGTAAAGTCGTCATTGACATTCAATCCATCGGCCACCACCGATCCTGAGTATCCCTGAGGCTCACCGGAATTGATATTCATCCAGGTGCTGCCTTTATATGCTGGCAAATCAGTACAGACGTCATCCACGATGTCATCAGCCAGGTTGATCTTTAGGATCTGAAGCCCTTCCAAGCCGGAAGCTACAAACAGGTAATCGTCATTCGCCCTCACGTAGTTTGATGACCCGAACAGGTCCAACACCCCAAGGGTTTCTACTGCCTCGCCAAGCGCTACCGCACTAACACCCGCCGACCCATTGGCCATAAACAAGTGTTTTTCGTTAGTGGTCACAGCATTGGTCACGATTTCTTCTTCTACCAATCCTCCTGAGACCACTGGAATTTGGATTTTGATTTGCTCGGCTCCATTGGACAGGTCATAGATCCCTGCTCCATTGGCACCTTCCGATACTACAAGGGTCTCCCCATGCACATCCATCGTTCGTTTTGCTCCAGAATAATCTTCGCCCAATGAAATGGTGAAGCCTTTGGTCATAGATACCGGATCAAGGGAATTCACCCCTTCTTCACCATCCAGGACAAACAGCTTTCCTCCTCCATAAGTGACAGATCGCAAGTCAGGAAATGCCGCTTGGCCCACCATGGTGGCGTTGGCTTTATCAAACAGCGAAACCGCTCCTTCGGTACCACTGACCATGACCACATGGCCATCGGTGTGCGCCACATCGGTACTTACATAGCCTTCCACGGAAGAAAAGGTAAAATCAGAAGTAAAGTTACCATTTGCGGTATTTACCATGATCAAGTTGGCTGGACCATCTACGCCGTAATCGGCATCCACATCCACCGCTGCGGCGATATATAGTTTACCTTCCACAAAATCCACTGCATTCAAATCTGCATCGGTAAAGATGGCTTGGCTCTTAATCACCGGGTTATGAACATCACTGATATCAAATATATCAATAGCTCCCAAGTACTTAGGCCCTTTGGTATTGTACGTGACATAGGCATAGTTTCCGTCGATATCCACGTGGGTAGCCTGCAGCACGTTTCCATCATGCGTAGGAGCTGCTACTTGGGCAATCAACTCCAACGGCAATGAACCTGCTGGTATTTCCTCGGCATTGATCCGTGCATTTGCAGCCGTTTCGGACGTAATGCCCACCACTCCGGTTTTATCTTTGCTAAATCGCTTACTTAAGGACTCAGCATCACTGTTCAAGAGAATCGCATCATTTCCAGTCCCCGGGACGCCGTCTTCCCTGTTACAGGAAGAAAACACTACAACGGCCACCAAGACCATTATAAGTAATCTATTCTTCATATTAATAGCTTTTTTCTGTGTATAAGTTGATACTTTTAGCTTATGAATGCAAATATAGCACTAAACTAAATTTTTAAACAATTTTCCGAAAATTTCTTAACCAATTGAGCCGCAACAAATTAGTGCGTTCGCACAAACCTGCCCCAAATAAGGGGCTACCATCAAACTAACGGCATTTTTCATAAACAGTTCTGGAAAAATATTTTTTTAAAAAAAATTAAAAATCAAATGAATCAAAGCAAAAAACCTATAAACAAACGTTCCAAAACATAGAAAATTTTCCATTTAATGGAATTAAACCTAAAGAGGTGTCCCCAAATCACCTGTTAGGATCATGAGGACACCTCTATTCACTTCAGTCTGTAGCCTCCTTAAAGAAGAAATCAATAAGGTTCACCTATAAATGCCCGCGCCATTACCGACACTTGATTGCCGTAAAATGAGCGCGTATACATCAAGGCTGATTTATACGTGCAAGGCCCTGTTTTCAGTGGCCGCCAAACAGGCTTCTTTAAAAGCTTCCGTATACGTCGGGTGGGCATGAGACATCCGAGCAATGTCTTCCGCGGAAGCCCTGTACTCCATGGCCACGACTGCCTCTGCGATCATATCTGCCGTTCTGGGCCCAATCATGTGTACCCCCAAAATCTCGTCCGTTTCAGCATCTGCCAATACTTTCACCAGACCATCCGTGTCCATGGATGCCCGGGCACGCCCTGACGCCATAAATGGAAATTTTCCGGTTTTGTACTTGATGCCTTTTTCCTTCAACTGCTCCTCGGAATAACCTACTGCCGCGACTTCCGGCCACGTGTACACCACGCCTGGAATCAGGTTGTAGTTGATATGAGGCTTTTGGCCAGCAAGCTGTTCTGCCACCAACACGCCTTCCTCTTCTGCCTTATGGGCCAGCATGGCTCCCTTCACCACATCTCCGATCGCATAAATATTGTCGGCCGATGTCTTAAGGTGCTCATCCACCTCCACCTGACCACGATCATTCACCTTCACGCCAGCAGCTTCAGGATTAAGCCCCTCGGTATACGGCTTTCTGCCTATCGATACCAATACATAATCTCCTTTCACTTGCACTTCTTCTCCCTTGCTGTTTTCAGCAGTCACGGTAACCTCTTTTGCAGTGCTCTTGACAGCGGTAACTTTATGCTTCAAGTAAAACTCAAAGCCCAATTTCTTGAGGGATTTTTGCAGCTCCTTGCCCATGGTCTTATCCATGGAAGGAATCAGTGAATCCATAAATTCCACCACAGAAACCTTGGCTCCCATCCGCGCATATACAGAGCCAAGCTCCATTCCGATGACGCCCCCGCCTATCACAATCATGCGCTTCGGCACTTCTTTCATTTTCAACGCCTCTGTAGAGGTGATGACCCGCTTCTTATCGATCTCGATAAACGGTAGGGAAGCGGGCTTGGACCCCGTGGCGATTATGATATTTTCACCCGTGATCTCAGTTGACTTGCCATCGTCTTTTGTCACTTTCACGGTATTTTTGTCCACAAAAGAACCGACGCCTTGATGTACATCGATCTTGTTCTTTTTCATCAGGTAAGATATCCCATCCACGTTTTGCTTTACCACATCATCCTTGCGAGAAATCATCTGCTTCAGGTTTACCTTCAGGTCCTTAAGATCGATGCCATGGGTTTTAAAGGTATGGGCAGCGTTGTGATAGTGCTCCGAAGAGTCCAATAGCGCCTTTGAAGGAATACAGCCTACATTCAGACAAGTACCTCCCAGTGTGGGATATTTCTCGACAATGGCTGTTTTCATGCCTAGTTGGGCACCTCTGATAGCGGCCACATAGCCCCCTGGCCCAGATCCGATTACGATTAAGTCGTATGTCATGTTTGTTGGTTTTGAACAAAGTACGAGGTACAATGTACCAAGTACGAAGAATGTGTTATTTTTTAAAGCTCCGCTTAAGTCCAAAGATCATATTATGAATGGTCTCTAAATCCATTGACACTTTCATAAAATCACTTTCCTCTATATAATCTAGTTTATTGGAAATTACTAATTGCGTATCCAACTCAAAGGCTGAGCCCAGTGCAATACCTAGAAACTGATCAAATTCCTTATCGGAATTCCTACCAGCTCCTTCTGCTATATTTGAAGGGATAGAAACAACAGCTCTATTAATTTGACTTATCAACCCAAATTTTTCTTGTTTTGGCAGTCCTTCTGTTATATTATAAACTTCAACAGCTAAATCTATCGCTTTTTTCCAAACCTGAAGTTCTTTGTATCTGTGCATAATAATTACGATAAATTAATGATGATGAAATAAGGAAGTTAGCAAACCTATCTTATAATTTAACAATTATTTTCCACACGAAACGTAGAACAAAATAGCAGTAAGTACTTCGTACACCGTACTTAGTACTTTGTACTTATTTTAGACCCCAAGCAGCAATCTCGCTGGGTCTTCCAGCAATTGCTTCAGTCTAACGAGGAAGCTTACGGATTCACGGCCATCGATGATTCTGTGATCGTATGACAGGGCGATATACATCATGGGAAGGATTTTCACCTCACCATTTACCGCCATTGGTCGTTCCACGATATTGTGCATTCCAAGGATCGCAGATTGAGGTTGGTTGATGATCGGTGTGGACATCATGGAACCAAAGATTCCCCCATTGGTAATGGTAAAGGTACCCCCCGTCATTTCTTCTATGGTTAATTTACCATCACGGGCCTTGGTCGCCAAGCGAACCACCTCTTTCTCCACCTGATCAAATGACAGCGATTCGGCATTTCTGATCACCGGAACCACCAATCCTTTAGGGGCTGATACCGCGATGGACACATCGCAGAAATCATGGTAAATGATTTCATTGCCATCGATTTGGGCATTTACGGCCGGCCATTCCTGTAGGGCTACGCAGACCGCTTTGGTAAAGAACGACATAAACCCAAGGTTTACGTTGTGCTTTTCCTTGAACATTTCTTTATACTGCTTCCTGAGGTCCATGATTGGCTTCATGTTGACCTCATTGAAGGTGGTAAGCATGGCCGTTTCATTTTTGGCCGCTACCAATCGCTTGGAGATGGTTTTACGGAGCGAAGACATTTTCTCCCGCTTCATATTTCGCTCTCCAGCTACTTTAGGAGCTTCGGGTGCCGTTTCTTTTGCTGCTGAAGAGGAAGATTTGGATGCAGCTGGTTTAGGCGCTTGCTTCTGGGCCTTTTCAGCATCCTCTTTCGTGACTCTTCCATCTTTGCCTGTACCTTTTACCTCTTTGGCATCGATACCTTTCTCAGCAAGGATCTTTGCAGCAGCAGGAGAGGCATGACCTTCTGCATAACTTCCGGATCCGCTAGAAGATGCTGACGAGGTACTTTCCTCTTTGGAAGTATCTGCAGTATCATCCGCTTCGGGAGCGTCTCCTTCGACGACTTCGATCTTACAGATCAAGCCTCCGATCTCCAGGGTATCCCCTTCTTCCGCTACCCGTTTCAAAATCCCTTGTGCCTCGGCAGGCAGCTCAAACGTCGCCTTATCAGAATCTACCTCGGCGATGATCTCGTCCATTTCGACAAAATCACCATCTTCCTTCAACCAAGAAGCTAACGTCACCTCGGTAATGGATTCACCTACTGTAGGAACTACCATTTCCTTAACTTCACCTGTTTTACCGGATTTGCTATCCGAAGAAGAACCTTTGGACTCCTTGCTGTCTGCAGGTGCCTCTTTCTTTTCTTCCTTGGCCGGAGCGGCATCATCTGCTGAAGCCTTGGTGTCGATCTCACAAATAACTGCCCCGATTTCAAGGGTGTCACCGGCTTCAGCTTTTACGGTCAATATACCGTCAGCTTCCGCGGTCAATTCAAAAGTGGCCTTGTCAGATTCCAATTCGCAGATCACTTCGTCCATTTCGACGTATTCTCCGCTATTTTTAAACCATTGGCCAATAGTAACCTCAGTAATGGATTCGCCCACAGCGGGGACTTTGATTTCTAAACTCATGGCTTTTTATTTTTCCCCCAAACCGCAAGGTCTAAGGTTAATTTCTAATGATCGATTTAAAATAGTAAAATTAAACCCAAAAATGGCACTGCGAAGGTCAATTCGCAGTGCACTGGGGGGATTATTTGATTTTTAAGGCTTTGTTTATAATGTGTTCCTGCTCTTCTTGGTGTACCTTAAAGTAACCTGTAGCAGGGGAGGCACTGGCTTTTCGAGCAATAACGTCCATAGGGAAGTCACGGAACAATGCACGCATCATATACGTCCAGTAGCCCATATTTTCCGGCTCCTCTTGCACCCAAACTACTTCCTTGTTTTTGCTGTAAGACTTCACCACCTCCACGATCTGTTTCTCCGGAAGTGGATGAAGCTGCTCCACCCTGACGATGGCCACATCTTTCACTTTTTCTTTTTCCCTGGCCTCGATAAGATCATAATAGATTTTTCCTGAACAGAGCACTACCCTGGTAACATCTGTCTTCTTGACAGTCGTATCATTCAGCACTTCCCTGAAGCCACCTTTGGTGAACTCATCGATCGGGGAAACGACCTTAGGATGTCTCAACAGTGATTTAGGAGACATCACGATACATGGCTTTCTAAACTCCCATGCCAATTGTCTTCTGAGCAGGTGGAAGAAGTTTGACGGTTCTGTGATGTTTGCCACCACCATGTTATACTCGGCGGATAGCTGCAAAAACCGTTCAGGACGGGCATTGGAGTGCTCCGGGCCCTGTCCCTCATATCCGTGAGGCAACAGCATTACCAATCCATTCATCTTTTGCCATTTGGACTCCCCAGAACTGATAAACTGGTCTATCATGGTCTGTGCGCCGTTGGCAAAATCCCCAAATTGCGCCTCCCAAAT comes from Echinicola vietnamensis DSM 17526 and encodes:
- a CDS encoding DUF4834 family protein, producing the protein MIKFLLIVLGVGWLLGQLVRYFLRSKLARFAQQVNQAAKEQEQAQRRANDDGDIHVDYVPKSYDERRSKDIKGGEYVDYEEVKD
- the carB gene encoding carbamoyl-phosphate synthase large subunit, with translation MPKDNSIKHVLIIGSGPIVIGQACEFDYSGSQAARSLREEGITVTLINSNPATIMTDPVTADNVYLLPLEKKSLVKILEEHPDIDCVLPTMGGQTALNLAIEADKAGIWDRFKVRMIGVDIDAIETAENREKFKALLEELNVGVCIGKTATSFLQGKEIAQEIGFPLVIRPSYTLGGTGGGFVEKEEEFENALMSGLKASPTHEVLIEQSILGWKEYELEVLRDSLGNMVVICSIENFDPMGVHTGDSITVAPAMTLPDTVYQEMRNLAIKMMNGIGNFAGGCNVQFSVSPDNQTIIGIEINPRVSRSSALASKATGYPIAKVAAKLAIGYNLDELKNSITGSTSAFFEPAIDYVIVKIPRWNFDKFKGSDRRLGLSMKAVGEVMGIGGNFQEALQKACQSLEIKRNGLGADGKELKNQEQILYSLEHPSWNRLFHIYDAFKLGISFRTIHDLTKIDKWFLKQIEELVHLDITLDKYTLDTIPKDLMMLAKHKGYADRQIAHLLGCLESEVFNKRRDEMGIKRVYKLVDTCAAEFEAQTPYYYSSFGEENESQVSDRKKVIVLGSGPNRVGQGIEFDYSCVHGVLAAKECGYETIMINCNPETVSTDFDIADKLYFEPVFWEHIYEIILHEKPEGVIVQLGGQTALKLAEKLEKYGIKILGTSFEALDLAEDRGEFSSLLKENDVPYPEFGTIHSTDEALELCKTIGFPLLVRPSYVLGGQGMKIVINEKELEQHVVEVLKDIPDNEILLDHFLEGAIEAEADAICDGENVYIIGIMQHIEPAGIHSGDSYAVLPPYNLGDLVVRQIETFTEKIALALKTKGLINIQFAVKDDKVYVIEANPRASRTVPFICKAYKEPYVNYAVKVMLGENKVTDFEFKPYKKGYAIKEPVFSFHKFPNVNKELGPEMKSTGEAIYFIDDLMDDYFLKIYSERNLYLSR
- the lpdA gene encoding dihydrolipoyl dehydrogenase, whose protein sequence is MTYDLIVIGSGPGGYVAAIRGAQLGMKTAIVEKYPTLGGTCLNVGCIPSKALLDSSEHYHNAAHTFKTHGIDLKDLKVNLKQMISRKDDVVKQNVDGISYLMKKNKIDVHQGVGSFVDKNTVKVTKDDGKSTEITGENIIIATGSKPASLPFIEIDKKRVITSTEALKMKEVPKRMIVIGGGVIGMELGSVYARMGAKVSVVEFMDSLIPSMDKTMGKELQKSLKKLGFEFYLKHKVTAVKSTAKEVTVTAENSKGEEVQVKGDYVLVSIGRKPYTEGLNPEAAGVKVNDRGQVEVDEHLKTSADNIYAIGDVVKGAMLAHKAEEEGVLVAEQLAGQKPHINYNLIPGVVYTWPEVAAVGYSEEQLKEKGIKYKTGKFPFMASGRARASMDTDGLVKVLADAETDEILGVHMIGPRTADMIAEAVVAMEYRASAEDIARMSHAHPTYTEAFKEACLAATENRALHV
- a CDS encoding four helix bundle protein, translated to MHRYKELQVWKKAIDLAVEVYNITEGLPKQEKFGLISQINRAVVSIPSNIAEGAGRNSDKEFDQFLGIALGSAFELDTQLVISNKLDYIEESDFMKVSMDLETIHNMIFGLKRSFKK
- the odhB gene encoding 2-oxoglutarate dehydrogenase complex dihydrolipoyllysine-residue succinyltransferase; this encodes MSLEIKVPAVGESITEVTIGQWFKNSGEYVEMDEVICELESDKATFELTAEADGILTVKAEAGDTLEIGAVICEIDTKASADDAAPAKEEKKEAPADSKESKGSSSDSKSGKTGEVKEMVVPTVGESITEVTLASWLKEDGDFVEMDEIIAEVDSDKATFELPAEAQGILKRVAEEGDTLEIGGLICKIEVVEGDAPEADDTADTSKEESTSSASSSGSGSYAEGHASPAAAKILAEKGIDAKEVKGTGKDGRVTKEDAEKAQKQAPKPAASKSSSSAAKETAPEAPKVAGERNMKREKMSSLRKTISKRLVAAKNETAMLTTFNEVNMKPIMDLRKQYKEMFKEKHNVNLGFMSFFTKAVCVALQEWPAVNAQIDGNEIIYHDFCDVSIAVSAPKGLVVPVIRNAESLSFDQVEKEVVRLATKARDGKLTIEEMTGGTFTITNGGIFGSMMSTPIINQPQSAILGMHNIVERPMAVNGEVKILPMMYIALSYDHRIIDGRESVSFLVRLKQLLEDPARLLLGV